TCGTCCACGAACGGGCCCTTCTTAAGGCTGCGTGGCATGTGCTTCTACCTCCCTGCTCAGCGCTTGTTCTTGCCGGTACGCCGGCGGCGGACGATGAGGGCGTCGCTCGGCTTGCGCTTGCGCGTACGTCCCTCGGGCTTACCGTTCGGGTTGACCGGGTGGCGACCACCGGAGGTCTTCCCTTCACCACCACCGTGCGGGTGGTCGACCGGGTTCATCACGACACCGCGGACCGTGGGGCGCTTGCCGCGCCAGCGGTTGCGGCCGGCCTTGCCCCAGTTGATGTTGCCGTGCTCGGAGTTGCCGACCTCGCCGACCGTGGCGCGGTTGCGCACGTCCACGTTGCGGATCTCGCCCGAAGGCATCCGCAGCTGGGCGTACGGCCCGTCCTTGGCCACGAGCTGCACGCGCGCACCGGCGGACCGGGCGATCTTCGCGCCGCCACCGGGGCGCAGCTCGATCGCGTGGATCACGGTGCCGACCGGGATGTTGCGCAGCGGCAGGTTGTTGCCCGGCTTGATGTCCGCGCGCGGACCGTTCTCGATCGGGTCGCCCTGCTTCAGCTTGTCCGGGGCGATGATGTAGCGCTTCTCGCCATCGGCGTAGTGCAGCAGCGCGATGCGCGCGGTGCGGTTGGGGTCGTACTCGATGTGCGCGACCTTGGCCGGCACGCCGTCCTTGTCGTGGCGACGGAAGTCGATCACGCGGTAGGCGCGCTTGTGGCCGCCACCCTTGTGCCGGGTGGTGATCTTGCCCGAGGAGTTCCGGCCGCCCGTGCCGCTCAGCGGACGCAGCAGCGACTTCTCCGGCGTGGACCGGGTGATCTCGGCGAAGTCCGAGACGCTCGAACCGCGACGACCCGGGGTCGTCGGCTTGTACTTGCGGATGCCCATTGTCAGCTCAGTCCTTTACGCGGTGGGTCCGCCGAAGATCTCGATCGCCTTGCTCTCGGGCGAAAGAGTCACGATGGCGCGCTTGGTGTCCTTGCGCTTGCCGAAGCCGGCGCGAGTCCGCTTCCGCTTGCCCTGGCGGTTGGCCGTGTTGACACTGACCACCTTGACGCCGAACACCTTCTCGACCGCGATCTTGATCTGGGTCTTGTTGGCGTCCGGACGCACGATGAACGTGTACTTGTGGTCCTCGAGCAGCCCGTAGGACTTCTCCGAGATGACCGGCGCGAGCAGGATGTCGCGGGGATCCGGAATGGCGATCGAGCTCACTTGTCGTCACTCCCTTCCGCAACTTCGCTTTCGCGCGCCACGGCCTTGGCACCCTTGCCCCGCACGGGACCGGCGACAAAGGCTTCGTAGGCAGCCCTGGTGAACACGACGTCGTCGTTGACGAGCACGTCGTAGGTGTTGAGCTGGTCGGCCCAGATCAGGTGGATCTCGGGCAGGTTCCGCAGCGAAACCCAGCTCAGCTCCTCGCCGCGGTGCAGCACCACGAGCACGCGCTTGGCCTGGGTCACCCCGGCGAGCGCGGTCTTGGCGGCCTTGGTCGAGGGCTTCTCGCCGGTGACCAGTTCCGTCACGACGTGCAGCTGCCCGGCGCGCGCCCGGTCGGAGAGGGCACCGCGCAGGGCGGCGGCCTTCATCTTCTTCGGGGTGCGCTGCGAGTAGTCGCGCGGCGTGGGGCCGTGCACGACGCCACCACCGGTGAACTGCGGGGCGCGGGTCGAACCCTGCCGCGCGCGGCCGGTGCCCTTCTGCCGGTACGGCTTCTTGCCGCCACCGGAGACCTCGCCACGGGTCTTCGTGTCGTGCGTGCCCTGGCGCGCGGCGGCCTGCTGGGCCACCACGACCTGGTGCATCAGCGCGATGTTGGCCTGCACGTCGAAGATCTCCGCGGGGAGTTCGAGCGTGCCGTCGGCTTTACCGGCCGGGGTCTTCAGCTCGACGCTGGTCATTCTCAGTTACCACCCTTCGCGGCGCTGCGCACGAACAGCAGGCCGCCCTTGGGACCGGGCACGGCGCCCTTGATCAGCAGCAGGCCGTCCTCGGCACGCACCGCGTGCACGGTCAGGCCCTGCGTGGTGACCCGGTCGTTGCCCATCCGGCCCGCCATCCGCAGGCCCTTGAACACGCGGCCGGGAGTGGCGCAGCCACCGATCGAGCCCGGCTTGCGGTGCACGGCCTGCGCACCGTGGCTGGCGCCCTGGCCCTTGAAGCCGTGGCGCTTCATGACACCGGCGTAGCCCTTGCCCTTGCTGGTACCGGTCACGTCGACCGAGGTACCGGCGGCGAACACCTCGGCGGTGATCTCCTGGCCGACCTCGTAGGTCTCCGCGTCGGTGGTGCGCAGCTCGGCGAGGAACCGCCGCGGCGTCACGCCCGCCTTGTCGTAGTGACCGGTGCGCGGCTTGTTCACCTTGCGCGGGTCGATCGCGCCGAACGCCAGCTGCACGGCCGTGTAGCCGTCCTTGTCCTGGGTCCGAACCTGGGTGACCACGTTCGGACCGGCCTTGACGACGGTCACCGGGACGACCCGGTTCTGCTCGTCGAAGACCTGGGTCATGCCGAGCTTCGTGCCCAGGATGCCCTTTACCTGCCTGTCAGACATGAGAGTCTCTTATCTCCGCCGCTCGCCGCGCTCTACTGGATGTTGACGTCGACGCTCGCCGGGAGGTCGATGCGCATGAGCGCGTCCACCGTCTTCGGCGTCGGGTCGAGGATGTCGATCAGACGCTTGTGCGTGCGCATCTCGAAGTGCTCGCGCGAGTCCTTGTACTTGTGCGGCGAGCGGATGACGCAGTAAACGTTCTTCTCGGTGGGCAGCGGCACCGGCCCGAGAACCCGGGCGCCGGTGCGCGTGACCGTCTCCACGATCTTGCGCGCAGAGCTGTCGATCGCCTCGTGGTCGTAGGCCTTGAGCCGAATGCGGATCTTCTGTCCCGCCATAGTGGCTGCGTTCCTTGTCGTCTCGTGCCGCGTTATCTCGTCAACCCGGGCCGGAGCCTGGGTTTCAGCAGTTCAACGGCCCTGTCCCCGGTCCACGCGGTCGGGCGTGTCGCGCCCGCCGCACAGACGGATCCCTGAGGATCGTCGTCTTGCCTGGTCTTCCTCAACGTGAGGAGGCCGCGGGCCGGCATGCCGTCCCTACTGGCCTGTGCCCGCCAGCCGCACCCGAAGGAAGCTCCACGGACCGTGGCCACTCGCGCGGGGGCGGCCGATCCCGCCGGTGTGCACCGGAAAGGATTCGGCCGCCCTGCAGCGAGCAACCTGAATAGTGTCGCACACGTGATTTGACGCCCCAGACCCGGGGGTGTATCGGCCCTTCGGCGAGGCCCGCGGCATTGCTGCCGACGGGCCACCGCCGGGGGTCCGGGGGCTTGCCCCCGGCTGGGGCGTGGGGGCTTGGCCCCACACAACACCAGACGCGATAACGACTCACGCTCTCGGTGAGCACAGCTCACCCGATCGAGTCAGAGGCGCCGCATCACTTGTTGATCTTGGTGACCTGGCCCGCGCCGACGGTCCGGCCACCCTCACGGATGGCGAACCGCAGACCCTCGTCCATCGCGACCGGCTGGATCAGCGCGACCGTGATGTCCGTGTTGTCGCCCGGCATGACCATCTCGGTGCCCTCGGGAAGGGTCACCACGCCGGTCACGTCGGTGGTGCGGAAGTAGAACTGCGGACGGTAGTTGTTGAAGAACGGGGTGTGACGGCCACCCTCGTCCTTCGACAGGATGTAGACCCGGCCCTCGAAGTCGGTGTGCGGGGTGGTCGTGTTGGGCTTCACCACGACCTGGCCGCGCTCGACGTCCTCGCGCTTGATACCGCGCAGCAGGAGGCCGACGTTGTCGCCCGCCTGGCCCGAGTCGAGCAGCTTGCGGAACATCTCGACGCCGGTGACCGTGGTCTTGGTCGACTTCTCGCGGATACCCACGATCTCGACCTCTTCGTTCACGTTGACCTGGCCGCGCTCCACCCGGCCGGTCACCACGGTGCCGCGGCCGGTGATGGTGAAGACGTCCTCGATCGGCATCAGGAACGGCTTCTCGAGTTCACGCACCGGGTCCGGCACGTTGTCGTCGACGGCGTGCATCAGCTCGAGCACGGCCTGCGACCACTTCTCGTCGCCCTCGAGCGCCTTGAGGCCGGACACGCGCACGACCGGCGCGTCGTCGCCCGGGAACTCCTGCGAGGACAGCAGTTCGCGGACCTCCAGCTCGACGAGCTCGAGGATTTCCTCGTCGTCGACCATGTCGGACTTGTTCAGCGCCACGACGATGTAGGGCACACCGACCTGACGGGCGAGCAGCACGTGCTCGCGGGTCTGCGGCATCGGGCCGTCGGTCGCGGCGACCACCAGGATCGCGCCGTCCATCTGGGCGGCACCGGTGATCATGTTCTTGATGTAGTCCGCGTGACCGGGCGCGTCCACGTGGGCGTAGTGCCGCTTCTCGGTCTGGTACTCGACGTGCGAGATGTTGATCGTAATACCGCGCTGCTTCTCTTCCGGCGCGTTGTCGATCTGGTCGAACGCACGGGCCTCGTTCAGCTCCGGGTACGCGTCGTGCAGAACCTTGGTGATCGCCGCGGTCAGCGTGGTCTTGCCGTGGTCGACGTGACCGATGGTGCCGATGTTGACGTGCGGCTTGCTCCGCTCGAACTTCGCCTTCGCCACTGGAATGTCCTCCTGGACTGGATTTCGCTTGGTGCGCACCGGCCGACGTGGCTGCCGGCCGGCGCTCTGTTTGACGCCGCCTCCGCGGGAAGACCTACGTCGGCGGATTTCTCGTCGGTGCTGCGGACGTTCAGGAGCTTTCCTGTGCCCGCGTGCGGCCGGGGATTACTCTCCGGTCGCCTTCGCGATGATTTCCTTCGCGACGTTCGCGGGAACCTCGGCGTAGGAGTCGAACACCATGGAGTAGTTCGCCCGGCCCTGGGTGCGGGACCGCAGGTCACCGACGTAACCGAACATCTCCGACAGTGGGACCAGTGCCTTCACGACACGGGTACCGGCGCGCTCCTCCATGGCCTGGATCTGGCCACGGCGGGAGTTGAGGTCGCCGATCACGTCTCCCATGTAGTCCTCGGGAGTCGTGACCTCGACGGCCATCATCGGCTCGAGGATGACCGGACCGGCCTTCCTCGCGGCTTCCTTCATCGCCATCGAACCGGCGATCTTGAACGCCATTTCCGAAGAGTCGACCTCGTGGTACGCGCCATCCAACAAGGTGAACTTCAACCCGACGAGCGGGTAGCCGGCCAGCACGCCGTACTGCATGGCGTCCTGGGCGCCCGCGTCGACCGACGGGATGTACTCCCGCGGCACGCGGCCACCGGTGACCTTGTTGTCGAACTCGTAGAGGGCACCGTCGGTGCGCTCGAGCGGCTCCAGCTTCACGATGACCTTCGCGAACTGGCCGGAACCACCGGTCTGCTTCTTGTGGACGTAGTCGAGTTTGTCCACCGTCTTCTTGATCGTCTCACGGTAGGCCACCTGCGGCTTACCGATGTTCGCCTCGACCTTGTAGTCGGACTTCATCCGGTTGACGAGCACCTCGAGGTGCAGCTCGCCCATGCCGGCGATGATCGTCTGGCCGGTCTCCTCGTCCAGCTTGACCTGGAACGTGGGGTCTTCCTCGGCCAGCTTCTGGATCGCCAGGGAGAGCTTCTCCTGGTCGGCCTTCGTCTTCGGCTCGATGGCCACCCGGATGACCGGCTCCGGGAAGGTCATCGACTCAAGCACGATCGGGTTCTGCGGGTCGGCCAGGGTGTCCCCGGTGGTGGTGTCCTTCAGGCCGATGACCGCGTAGATGTGGCCGACCTGGGCGTCGTCGACCGGGTTCTCCTTGTTGGAGTGCATCTGGAAGATCTTCCCGATGCGCTCCTTGCGCTCCTTGGTCGCGTTGACGACCTGGGCGCCGGCGGAGACCTTGCCCGAGTAGACCCGGATGTAGGTCAGCTTGCCGAAGAACGGGTGCGCGGCGATCTTGAACGCCAGCGCCGCGAACGGCTCGTCCACCGAGGCCTTGCGGCTGACCGCGGTCTCGCCGTCGGGCAGCAGGCCCTCCACGGCGGGCACGTCCAGCGGCGAGGGCAGGTAGTCGATGACCGCGTCGAGCATGGGCTGGACGCCCTTGTTCTTGAACGCGGAACCGGCCAGCACCGGGAACGCCGCACGGGTGATCACGAGCTTGCGGATGCCGGACTTGATCTCGGCCTCGGACAGCTCCTCACCCTCGAGGAACTTCTCCATCAGCGCGTCGTCGGTCTCGGCGACGGCCTCGATCAGCTTCTCGCGGTACTCCGCGGCCCGGTCGGCCAGGTCGGCCGGGATGTCCTCGACGGCGTAGTCCTCGCCCTTCTGGACCTCGCCCTTCCAGACCAGTGCCTTCATCCGGACCAGGTCGATGACGCCCTCGAACTCGTTCTCGGCACCGATCGGCAGCTGGATGGCCAGCGGCTTGACCCCGAGCCGATCCTCGATCGTCTTGAGGGTGTAGTAGAAGTCCGCACCCAGCTTGTCCATCTTGTTGACGAAGCAGATGCGCGGGACGTCGTACTTGTCCGCCTGCCGCCAGACCTGCTCGGACTGCGGCTCGACGCCTTCCTTGCCGTCGAACACGGCGACCGCGCCGTCGAGCACCCGCAGGTTGCGCTCCACCTCGACGGTGAAGTCGACGTGCCCGGGGGTGTCGATCAGGTTGATCTGGTGGTCGGCCCAGAAGGTGGTGGTGGCAGCCGAGGTGATGGTGATCCCCCGCTTCTGCTCCTCCTCCATCCAGTCCATGGTGGCGGCGCCGTCGTGGACTTCGCCGAGCTTGTAGTTGATCCCGGTGTAGAACAGGATCCGCTCGGTGGTGGTGGTCTTGCCGGCGTCGATGTGCGCCATGATCCCGATGTTGCGGACCTTGTTCAGGTCGGTCAGCACGTCACGTGCCACGAGAATGTTCCCCTGTCTCAAGCGTGGGGCCCGGCATGGCTTGCATCGGCAGCCGGGCGGTAATCACCAGCGGTAGTGCGCGAAGGCCTTGTTCGACTCGGCCATCTTGTGGGTGTCCTCACGACGCTTGACGCTGGCGCCAAGGCCGTTGCTCGCGTCCAGCAGCTCGTTCTGCAGCCGCTCGATCATCGTCTTCTCGCGGCGGGCCTGCGAGAAGGAGACCAGCCAGCGCAGCGCCAGCGTGGTGGAGCGGCCGGGCTTGACCTCGATCGGCACCTGGTAGGTGGCACCACCGACGCGGCGGCTCTTCACCTCGATGGTGGGCTTCACGTTGTCGAGCGCGCGCTTGAGCGTGACGACCGGGTCGGTGCCGGTCTTCTCGCGGGCGCCTTCCAGCGCGCCGTAGACGATGCGCTCGGCCAGGGACCGCTTGCCGTCCTTGAGCACCTTGTTCACCAGCTGGGTGACCAGCGGGGAGGCGTAGACGGGGTCGGAGATCAGCGGCCGCTTCGGCGCGGGACCCTTGCGAGGCATTAGCTCTTCTCCTTCTTCGCGCCGTACCGGCTGCGCGCCTGCTTGCGGTTCTTCACACCCTGGGTGTCGAGGGAACCGCGGATGATCTTGTAGCGAACACCCGGCAGGTCCTTCACCCGGCCGCCGCGCACGAGCACCATCGAGTGCTCCTGGAGGTTGTGACCCTCACCAGGGATGTATGCGGTGACCTCGATACCGCTGGTCAGCTTCACACGAGCAACCTTGCGCAGGGCCGAGTTCGGCTTCTTCGGGGTCGTGGTGTACACGCGGGTGCACACGCCACGACGCTGCGGGCTCCCCTTGAGGGCCGCGGTCTTCTGCTTGGCAGCCTTGTCCTGGCGGCCCTTGCGGACCAGCTGCTGGATCGTGGGCAATGGACCAGCTTTCTGTCGCGATCTTGCTTCTTCGTGTCTTCACCGGCCCCCGCGGTCGGGCGTGTCGGCCCGTGTCACGGTCTCTCGACCGGTAACTTCCCGGAGGGATTTTCCGTCGGATCCCCACGTGGACGAGGCCGGTGAACCGGGTGCGCAAGCACCCCGCTCATGCCCAACGGCACGCGGAGCGGCCCGACGCCTGCCGGGCACGGTCTCCAAAGATACCCGGCCACTGCGCGCAGGGTCCGGGCGGGGGTCGCTACCGGCGGCGACCGGCCATCGTAACCCCGGATCGGGGGCCCGCGCGGCGGTGCCGCGCGGGAAATCCATACAGGAATCCACGGGGCAGAACGCCGAGCGGTACCCCGGCTATTCCTCGTCCGGCTTCGCGTGGTCGGGGTACCCCGGGTTCGGGTCCCGGGAGAGGTCGATCAACGGGTGCACCCCGGCCCCTTCCGGCGCGGCGTGGCTGCCCCTGCGCTTCGTCTCCCCCTGCGGCTCGGCGTTCGCGCTGCCGTCCATGACGCACTCCTCGTTTCGGTTTCCCCTGCCGGAGGCACGGTACCGGGCACCGAAATGACCGGACGGCCTCCCCGAGACAGAGTGTCGGCAAAGTCGGTGTCGGCAAAGTCTGGCGTGAAGGGCCCTCCGCAGGCCGCGGAGGTCTGTGAAGGGGCCCTTCACGGACTCTGAGTCTGTGAAGGGCCCCTTCACAGACCCGAAACCGGCCCGGGGACCGGCCTCCGCGGGGTGAGGGGACGGAATGGACGATCACCGAGGTCGCGGCCACGGATCCGGAAGCCGCGAAGATCATCCGGGGGTACCTCGCCGACGTGGTCTCGCGGTATCACCGGTACCTCGCCCGACCGGCCGAAGTGGACACCGCACGTGGCACCAGGAGACGACCGGGCAGCGCGAGAGACTCCTTACCGCGGAGGAGAATCCGGTATCAATCGCCGGTCGAGGCGCGCCACTCGATGACACCCTTGAGCGGCTCCTGATCAGGCGCGGGCTGCCGGCCGTCCAGCTCGTCGAAGAGAAGGGCGACCGCCCGCCCGCCGAGTTCCTCGATCGGGGCCTGCAGGCTCGTGATCGCCGGCTCGTGGGATCGGGTGTAGCCGCTGTCGAGCAGCGACGCGATCATCAAGTCCTGCGGAATTCGCAGCCCGAGCTTCTGCGCAATGTCGGCGACGCCGGCGGCGAAGCGGCCCGCGGAGGTGACTACCGCATCGGGTCGATCCGGCCGGGCGAGATACGGCTCCACCAGAAGCCGCGCACCCTGTACGCCCTCGCCTTCGTAGAGTTCTTCGACCAGTGGCGACCGCCCCCGTCGCTTGCTCCAGTCAAGGAATACTTCGCGGGAGTAGCGGGTCCAGGCGTTGTTCTCCTTGCCGACGATCGCGAGAATGTTGCGCGCGCCCCGCGCTTCGAGCCCGTCGAGGATTCTTGTCATCCCGTCCGCGTGGTCGAGTGCGGCAACCCAGGGCAGGTCGGGTCGATCGGGGTCCTCTTCGATCATCACCGTGGGAAGGTTCCGCTCCAGCAGCTCGTCGACCACCGGGTCACTGCCGTAGGGGCCGGCGACGATGTACCCGTCGACCGGGACCTGGCGCAGTGATGCGTCCCCGAAGGACGGCACGAGGACCAGCGCGCAGTTCCGCTCCACCACGTGGACAGCGATCGCCCCGATGAGGCGGACGATGGTCTCGGTTCCGCTGATCGAGCCCGCGATCGCGTCCCGGGGCCGGAGCACGAGCCCCACCAGGCCGGAACGGCCCAGCTTGAGGGACTGCGCCGACGGGTTCGGCGAGTACCGAAGCTCCTCGGCTGTTTCGAGCACGCGGCGTCGCGTCTCCTCGGAGATCGGGCGCTTGCCGGAGAACGTGTGCGAAACCGTGCTGACCGAGACGTTGGCACGCTCGGCAACATCGCGAATCGTCACCCGGCCACGTCGCCTCGGGCTTCCCATCTGCTCGAACTCCTCACCGGAGACGGTCTCCAGGGCGGGTCTTGACATCCACCCGGACCGACCTTACCGTACCCGTCAAAACGTTTTGACGGCCGTAGCCCCCACCCCGGCCGCCTCGGCTCGAGACAAAGCTCAACGCGGAGGTTTGCTGTGACGGATGTTTCAATGCGGAAGCGAGCCGTCGGCTCGGCGGCGATCGGCCAGTTCGTCGAGTGGTACGACTTCGTCGTATACGGCTATCTTGCGGTCACCATCGGCAAGCAGTTTTTTCCCGCGACCGACCCGGTCGCCGCACTCCTGGCGACATTTGCCATCTACGGAGTCGGCTTTTTGATGCGCCCGCTGGGCGGGTTGCTGTTCGGCCATATCGGCGACCGCCGAGGCCGCCGCAACGTCCTGTCGACGATCATTCTGCTGATGGGTGCGGCAACCGCCGGGGTCGGCATTCTCCCCACCTACGCGGTGATCGGCATCTGGGCACCTGTGCTGTTGCTGGTCTGCCGGTTGATCCAGGGGCTCTCGGCCGGCGCGGAACTCATCGGCTCGAACACGCTGGTGTCGGAGTATTCCGATCCGCGAAGACGTGGCTTCCTGGTCGCCCTTACCTCGGCGTTCGCGGCAGTCCCGCCGATCTTCGCGGCGCTCTTCGTTCTCCTGCTGCAGAACGTCATGACCTCCGCCTCGTTCGCAGCGTGGGGCTGGCGGATCCCCTTCCTGCTCGGCGGCGCCATGTCACTCGTCGGCCTCTACATGCGCCGCCGGCTCAACGAATCGCCCGTCTTCGAGGAAGCTCGCGCCCGAGAAAAGGTTACGCGCGCTCCCTTTCGCGAGGTGTTCACCCAATTCAAGCGTTCACTTTCCGTCACCTTCGCGATCGCGGTCCTCTCCGGCCTGGGCTTCTACATGCTCAGCGGCTATATGTCCAGCTACCTGACGGTACAGGTCGGCATATCCTCGAACAACGCGCTGCTGTCCAACAGCATTTCCTTCGTCGTCGTGTTCATCTTGACCATCGTATCCGGCTACTTGTCGGATCGATGGGGAAGGAAGCCGGTACTGACGGTCGGCACGGTGCTGATGATCATCATGCCGATCCCCGCCTTCCTGATCGCCGGCGGAGGCACTCTGTGGTCCGCCGCGTTCGGCCAGTCGCTGATCGCCATCGGCGTCGGGATCTACGGCGGCACAGTCGGCTCGATATTCATCGAATTGTTCCCCAGCCGGGTGAGGTTCACCGGCGGTGCGATCGGATACAACGCCGCGTACGTGTTGTTTGCCGGAACAGCACCGTTCCTGAGCACCTGGATGATCTCCCGGACGGGGAACAATCTGGCACCTGCGTTCTATATCACCGGCGTAGCGATAGTGGTACTGATCGTGACCTTCTTCCTCAAAGAGACCGCCGGCATTCCCCTGAACCAGATCGACGAAGAGTCTCGCCCAGCACGCAATCTGGTCGAGAATCCCAGCTGAGCAGAGACCAGAAATGGAGATGACCGTGAACGAATTGACCATCGGGTGCGTCCAGTTCAGGCCGATCGAAGGAGACAAGGCCGGCACCGTCAAACTGGCACTCTCCCTGATCGACCGGGCCGCGGCACGCGGTGCGCAGCTGATCGTGTTGCCGGAAGTCTGGACCGGCACCGGCTTGGCCACCTATGAGAAGGGGGACTTCAGCGACATCGCGGAGCCCGTCGAGGGGCCGAGCGTCCAGGTGCTGCAGGAGCGCGCCCGTCACCTTGGCGTCTACATAGTCGGCTCCTCGTTCACCCTGATCGACGGGCGATACCACAACATCGCGCCGGTCATCGGGCCGGACGGGATTGTGGGTTCGTACTCCAAGACCCACCTTTGCGACGCCCCCGGTCGTGCCGACATTCCGAAGCCGTTCATGGAGTCGGACAATATCGTCCCCGGATCCGACCTGCCGGTGTTCGAGACGGACTTCGGACCGCTGGGTATTTCGATCTGCGCGGATCTGCGCTGGCCGGAGGTCTATCGCGTGCTCGCGCTCAAGGGCGCCCGGATCATTTTGTGCGTAACCGGATTCCTCAGCCCGCGCCTCGACCACTGGGAGTTCCTGCTCCGTGCCAGGGCGACCGAGAACCAGGTGTTCGTGGTGGGCTCCGGTATGACCGGGATCGATCCGACCAGCGGTGTCTCGTTCGTCGGACGGTCGATGATCGTGGATCCGTGGGGCGTTCCGGTGGCCATCGCGTCGGACGGCGAAGGAATCGTCACCACGACCATCGATCTCGATCTCGTCGATCAGGTTCGAGAAGCGTTCCCCCTGCTGACAAAGCGTCGGCCGGAACTGTACGGCGCCATGGTCGAGGAAGGCCTGCCGCGCTAGCGGGTCTTCGAGAACCCGGGCGAGGAGCGGATCTGCGGGTTCCTCGCCCGGGTCGTCTTCGCCGGCCGGCTTCGCGCCACGGCGGCCACCCGCATCGCGGAGATCAGCACCAACCGGAAGGGAATGACATGTCGGACCAGGACACCGCCGAGATCATCGCGGTACACGAAGCATGGATGTACTCGAACAATGGTCTCGAAATCGAAAAGATGACACCGAACTTCGCCGATCCCGGCTACCACCAGTTCAACCTCAACGGATTCACCTATGACCTCGCCGAGAAGATCCGGCTG
This Amycolatopsis sulphurea DNA region includes the following protein-coding sequences:
- the fusA gene encoding elongation factor G, giving the protein MARDVLTDLNKVRNIGIMAHIDAGKTTTTERILFYTGINYKLGEVHDGAATMDWMEEEQKRGITITSAATTTFWADHQINLIDTPGHVDFTVEVERNLRVLDGAVAVFDGKEGVEPQSEQVWRQADKYDVPRICFVNKMDKLGADFYYTLKTIEDRLGVKPLAIQLPIGAENEFEGVIDLVRMKALVWKGEVQKGEDYAVEDIPADLADRAAEYREKLIEAVAETDDALMEKFLEGEELSEAEIKSGIRKLVITRAAFPVLAGSAFKNKGVQPMLDAVIDYLPSPLDVPAVEGLLPDGETAVSRKASVDEPFAALAFKIAAHPFFGKLTYIRVYSGKVSAGAQVVNATKERKERIGKIFQMHSNKENPVDDAQVGHIYAVIGLKDTTTGDTLADPQNPIVLESMTFPEPVIRVAIEPKTKADQEKLSLAIQKLAEEDPTFQVKLDEETGQTIIAGMGELHLEVLVNRMKSDYKVEANIGKPQVAYRETIKKTVDKLDYVHKKQTGGSGQFAKVIVKLEPLERTDGALYEFDNKVTGGRVPREYIPSVDAGAQDAMQYGVLAGYPLVGLKFTLLDGAYHEVDSSEMAFKIAGSMAMKEAARKAGPVILEPMMAVEVTTPEDYMGDVIGDLNSRRGQIQAMEERAGTRVVKALVPLSEMFGYVGDLRSRTQGRANYSMVFDSYAEVPANVAKEIIAKATGE
- the rplB gene encoding 50S ribosomal protein L2, yielding MGIRKYKPTTPGRRGSSVSDFAEITRSTPEKSLLRPLSGTGGRNSSGKITTRHKGGGHKRAYRVIDFRRHDKDGVPAKVAHIEYDPNRTARIALLHYADGEKRYIIAPDKLKQGDPIENGPRADIKPGNNLPLRNIPVGTVIHAIELRPGGGAKIARSAGARVQLVAKDGPYAQLRMPSGEIRNVDVRNRATVGEVGNSEHGNINWGKAGRNRWRGKRPTVRGVVMNPVDHPHGGGEGKTSGGRHPVNPNGKPEGRTRKRKPSDALIVRRRRTGKNKR
- the rplW gene encoding 50S ribosomal protein L23; this translates as MSSIAIPDPRDILLAPVISEKSYGLLEDHKYTFIVRPDANKTQIKIAVEKVFGVKVVSVNTANRQGKRKRTRAGFGKRKDTKRAIVTLSPESKAIEIFGGPTA
- a CDS encoding LacI family DNA-binding transcriptional regulator; translation: MSRPALETVSGEEFEQMGSPRRRGRVTIRDVAERANVSVSTVSHTFSGKRPISEETRRRVLETAEELRYSPNPSAQSLKLGRSGLVGLVLRPRDAIAGSISGTETIVRLIGAIAVHVVERNCALVLVPSFGDASLRQVPVDGYIVAGPYGSDPVVDELLERNLPTVMIEEDPDRPDLPWVAALDHADGMTRILDGLEARGARNILAIVGKENNAWTRYSREVFLDWSKRRGRSPLVEELYEGEGVQGARLLVEPYLARPDRPDAVVTSAGRFAAGVADIAQKLGLRIPQDLMIASLLDSGYTRSHEPAITSLQAPIEELGGRAVALLFDELDGRQPAPDQEPLKGVIEWRASTGD
- the rpsJ gene encoding 30S ribosomal protein S10 — encoded protein: MAGQKIRIRLKAYDHEAIDSSARKIVETVTRTGARVLGPVPLPTEKNVYCVIRSPHKYKDSREHFEMRTHKRLIDILDPTPKTVDALMRIDLPASVDVNIQ
- the rpsL gene encoding 30S ribosomal protein S12; the encoded protein is MPTIQQLVRKGRQDKAAKQKTAALKGSPQRRGVCTRVYTTTPKKPNSALRKVARVKLTSGIEVTAYIPGEGHNLQEHSMVLVRGGRVKDLPGVRYKIIRGSLDTQGVKNRKQARSRYGAKKEKS
- the rpsG gene encoding 30S ribosomal protein S7, producing MPRKGPAPKRPLISDPVYASPLVTQLVNKVLKDGKRSLAERIVYGALEGAREKTGTDPVVTLKRALDNVKPTIEVKSRRVGGATYQVPIEVKPGRSTTLALRWLVSFSQARREKTMIERLQNELLDASNGLGASVKRREDTHKMAESNKAFAHYRW
- the rplD gene encoding 50S ribosomal protein L4, which produces MTSVELKTPAGKADGTLELPAEIFDVQANIALMHQVVVAQQAAARQGTHDTKTRGEVSGGGKKPYRQKGTGRARQGSTRAPQFTGGGVVHGPTPRDYSQRTPKKMKAAALRGALSDRARAGQLHVVTELVTGEKPSTKAAKTALAGVTQAKRVLVVLHRGEELSWVSLRNLPEIHLIWADQLNTYDVLVNDDVVFTRAAYEAFVAGPVRGKGAKAVARESEVAEGSDDK
- the tuf gene encoding elongation factor Tu yields the protein MAKAKFERSKPHVNIGTIGHVDHGKTTLTAAITKVLHDAYPELNEARAFDQIDNAPEEKQRGITINISHVEYQTEKRHYAHVDAPGHADYIKNMITGAAQMDGAILVVAATDGPMPQTREHVLLARQVGVPYIVVALNKSDMVDDEEILELVELEVRELLSSQEFPGDDAPVVRVSGLKALEGDEKWSQAVLELMHAVDDNVPDPVRELEKPFLMPIEDVFTITGRGTVVTGRVERGQVNVNEEVEIVGIREKSTKTTVTGVEMFRKLLDSGQAGDNVGLLLRGIKREDVERGQVVVKPNTTTPHTDFEGRVYILSKDEGGRHTPFFNNYRPQFYFRTTDVTGVVTLPEGTEMVMPGDNTDITVALIQPVAMDEGLRFAIREGGRTVGAGQVTKINK
- the rplC gene encoding 50S ribosomal protein L3 gives rise to the protein MSDRQVKGILGTKLGMTQVFDEQNRVVPVTVVKAGPNVVTQVRTQDKDGYTAVQLAFGAIDPRKVNKPRTGHYDKAGVTPRRFLAELRTTDAETYEVGQEITAEVFAAGTSVDVTGTSKGKGYAGVMKRHGFKGQGASHGAQAVHRKPGSIGGCATPGRVFKGLRMAGRMGNDRVTTQGLTVHAVRAEDGLLLIKGAVPGPKGGLLFVRSAAKGGN